The following coding sequences are from one Methanohalophilus halophilus window:
- the pyrB gene encoding aspartate carbamoyltransferase, with the protein MSFEHMHIISMKEFTRDMIDHVLEVAEEMEPIARSKSSSDLLKGKVLGVLFFEPSTRTRMSFEAAMMRLGGEVLSLGSVDASSVAKGETLADTIRVVAGYSNAIVLRHPMEGAARLASEFSAVPILNAGDGAGHHPTQTFLDLYTIKRESHLEGLKVALAGDLKYGRTVHSLCYALSLYGAEITLVSPPELSMPSEIIEDLKKKNIKVIEESSIEDAIQDVEVLYMTRIQKERFPDPAEYQKVANRLQITPEVLKNAKKNLRIMHPLPRTNEITPQVDKTAHASYFDQSFYGVPIRMALLCLVMGCLNE; encoded by the coding sequence ATGTCATTTGAGCATATGCATATCATTTCTATGAAGGAATTCACACGGGATATGATTGACCATGTTCTGGAGGTCGCCGAAGAAATGGAACCAATTGCCAGGTCAAAGTCAAGTTCCGACCTCCTAAAAGGCAAGGTGCTTGGTGTCCTGTTTTTTGAGCCCAGCACCCGTACAAGGATGTCTTTTGAGGCTGCTATGATGCGACTTGGCGGGGAAGTGCTAAGTCTTGGTTCGGTTGATGCAAGTTCTGTTGCAAAGGGTGAAACCCTTGCTGATACCATAAGGGTTGTAGCCGGTTACAGTAATGCCATTGTACTGCGCCACCCAATGGAAGGTGCTGCACGACTGGCTTCTGAATTTTCTGCAGTACCGATACTCAATGCAGGCGATGGTGCCGGCCATCATCCTACACAGACGTTTCTCGATCTTTACACTATCAAGCGCGAAAGCCATCTTGAAGGTTTAAAAGTAGCTCTTGCAGGAGATCTCAAATATGGCAGAACTGTACATTCGCTTTGCTATGCCCTTTCTCTTTATGGTGCCGAGATAACCCTTGTGTCCCCACCGGAACTTTCAATGCCTTCAGAGATTATCGAGGATCTGAAAAAGAAAAATATTAAGGTAATAGAGGAGAGTTCCATTGAAGATGCCATACAGGATGTGGAGGTGCTTTATATGACACGGATACAGAAAGAACGTTTTCCTGATCCGGCAGAATATCAGAAAGTCGCTAATCGCCTCCAGATTACACCTGAAGTATTGAAAAATGCGAAGAAGAACCTGCGGATCATGCATCCTCTCCCCCGAACAAACGAAATCACCCCTCAAGTTGACAAAACGGCCCATGCTTCATACTTCGACCAATCTTTTTATGGTGTTCCAATAAGAATGGCTTTACTTTGTCTTGTTATGGGGTGTTTGAATGAGTGA
- the pyrI gene encoding aspartate carbamoyltransferase regulatory subunit yields MSDVSTKEIRVQPICSGTVIDHITAGQALNVLKILGITGTSWGIVSILINAPSSYGKKDVVKIEGRELLSSEVDKISLISPGATINIIRDYDVQEKNQVGIPSHVEGVVKCINPNCISNSNEPIESKFDVDTVEGKIELRCGYCERVICENIADHLL; encoded by the coding sequence ATGAGTGACGTGTCGACAAAAGAAATTCGTGTACAACCCATATGTTCAGGGACAGTCATTGACCATATTACCGCCGGTCAGGCTCTCAACGTTCTCAAGATTCTGGGTATAACCGGAACTTCCTGGGGAATTGTCAGTATCCTGATTAATGCTCCCAGTTCATATGGAAAAAAAGATGTGGTCAAGATAGAGGGGCGTGAACTTCTGAGTAGTGAGGTGGATAAAATCTCTCTTATTTCTCCTGGTGCGACCATCAATATAATCCGGGACTATGATGTTCAGGAAAAGAATCAGGTGGGCATACCCTCGCATGTAGAAGGTGTTGTAAAATGTATCAATCCAAATTGCATTTCCAACAGTAATGAACCCATAGAATCTAAATTTGATGTGGATACCGTGGAAGGTAAAATCGAATTACGTTGTGGCTATTGCGAAAGAGTGATCTGTGAAAATATTGCAGATCATCTCCTTTAA
- the dapB gene encoding 4-hydroxy-tetrahydrodipicolinate reductase, with protein MIRAGVIGASGKMGGLIIQNITRSEGIELSSAFDLNKLGEDAGDVAGAGNLGVSITSVEDLGEILKESKTDVLIDFTIAAATASNAPIVAASGVNLIIGTTGFSEEQKETIEESILKNGVSAVIAPNYAVGVNVFFKIIEEAAKYLPDYDIEVIEAHHNRKKDAPSGTAMRAAEVIGKAVGREEYIFGRQGNAPRKNEIGIHAIRGGDIAGDHTILFAGEGERIEIKHQAHSRDAFAAGAVKAAIWLKDKKSGIYSMEDILGL; from the coding sequence ATGATACGGGCAGGAGTAATCGGAGCCTCAGGGAAAATGGGTGGCCTGATAATACAGAACATCACCAGAAGCGAAGGTATTGAACTGTCCTCTGCATTTGACCTGAATAAGCTCGGTGAAGATGCAGGAGATGTGGCAGGTGCAGGGAACCTCGGGGTTTCAATTACCAGCGTAGAAGATCTTGGAGAAATCCTCAAAGAAAGCAAAACCGACGTCCTGATTGATTTTACCATTGCAGCAGCAACTGCTTCCAACGCACCAATCGTCGCCGCAAGTGGTGTAAACCTTATTATCGGGACTACCGGTTTTAGCGAAGAACAAAAGGAAACAATAGAAGAAAGTATCCTTAAAAACGGTGTATCAGCCGTTATTGCTCCAAATTATGCAGTTGGTGTCAATGTATTTTTCAAGATTATCGAGGAAGCGGCCAAATACCTTCCCGATTACGACATAGAAGTCATTGAAGCACACCATAACCGCAAAAAAGACGCACCAAGTGGAACTGCAATGAGGGCTGCAGAGGTTATCGGTAAAGCTGTTGGGCGTGAAGAGTACATATTTGGCCGTCAGGGCAACGCACCTCGTAAAAATGAAATTGGCATTCATGCAATCCGTGGAGGAGATATTGCCGGTGACCACACGATTCTTTTTGCCGGAGAAGGCGAAAGGATTGAAATTAAACACCAGGCACATTCTCGCGATGCATTCGCCGCAGGTGCTGTAAAAGCTGCAATATGGTTAAAAGATAAAAAATCCGGCATTTATTCCATGGAAGATATCCTGGGACTATAA
- the dapA gene encoding 4-hydroxy-tetrahydrodipicolinate synthase: MFEGVLPALITPFTKDNTIDISGLKQNIRYAEEGGVSGVVACGTTGESATLSTVEHKKVINTAVECANVPVIAGTGSNNTVEAVELTKHAADAGAGGALIISPYYNKPNNAGLVRHFTAVAEAADIPIILYNVPSRTGQDIPLEVIIELAKIDNIVAIKEASGSIPKISEIIEKTVDEDFSVISGEDGLTYPIVALGGVGVISVVANVVPNIMSEMVEAALTGDMAAARKKHYELAPLIRALFTETNPIPVKRAMEMIGMPAGPLRAPLAPIMPENERILEEALRGIGCLK, translated from the coding sequence ATGTTTGAAGGAGTTCTACCGGCTCTTATAACCCCGTTCACAAAAGACAATACCATTGACATCAGTGGTCTTAAACAAAACATAAGATATGCTGAAGAGGGAGGCGTCAGCGGAGTTGTGGCTTGCGGAACAACAGGCGAATCCGCCACCCTTTCTACTGTTGAACACAAAAAAGTGATCAATACTGCAGTGGAATGTGCCAATGTACCGGTAATTGCGGGAACCGGATCAAACAATACAGTTGAAGCCGTAGAACTTACAAAACATGCTGCCGATGCCGGGGCCGGGGGAGCACTCATCATATCCCCATACTACAACAAGCCCAATAATGCAGGACTGGTCCGTCACTTCACTGCAGTAGCAGAAGCAGCAGACATCCCCATCATATTATACAATGTACCTTCCAGAACCGGACAGGATATCCCACTGGAAGTAATTATCGAGCTTGCCAAGATTGACAATATCGTTGCGATCAAAGAAGCAAGTGGAAGTATTCCCAAAATCTCAGAGATAATCGAAAAAACAGTGGATGAAGATTTCAGCGTTATTTCCGGGGAGGATGGACTGACCTATCCTATTGTCGCCCTGGGCGGAGTAGGAGTAATTTCCGTTGTTGCAAATGTAGTTCCAAATATAATGTCCGAAATGGTAGAAGCCGCCCTTACAGGCGACATGGCAGCTGCCAGGAAAAAACATTATGAACTTGCACCCCTAATACGCGCCCTGTTTACTGAAACCAATCCTATACCTGTTAAACGTGCAATGGAAATGATAGGCATGCCTGCGGGTCCGTTGAGAGCACCACTGGCGCCCATCATGCCGGAGAATGAAAGGATACTGGAAGAAGCATTAAGAGGAATTGGGTGTCTCAAATGA
- a CDS encoding 30S ribosomal protein S17e encodes MGNIRQNNIKNITSRLLTNHGNVFTSNFDDNKSLVTKYTTIESKVIRNRVAGYVTRKINHKRHE; translated from the coding sequence ATGGGAAATATTAGACAAAACAATATTAAGAACATAACCTCACGTCTGCTTACAAACCATGGAAATGTATTCACATCTAATTTCGATGATAACAAGAGCCTTGTTACGAAATACACCACAATCGAAAGTAAAGTAATCAGAAACCGTGTTGCAGGCTACGTGACAAGAAAGATCAATCACAAGAGACACGAGTGA
- a CDS encoding adenylosuccinate synthase — MFTIITGAQFGDEGKGKVVDLMAGDYDIVARFQGGDNAGHTVKVKDEIYKLHLIPSGFLLDSRVLIGPGTVLNPEVMVEEIRMLEEAGVKVSAEKLGIDGKTSIIMPYHIELDGLKEATRSEKIGTTKRGIGFAYIDKIARDEVHFSDLIDEKRLMQRLSDLASHKEEEINAMGGDPSIVTESSLVDRYISLGRELAPYIADVSYEINTALDEGKNVLAEGAQGSHLDVIHGTQKFVTSSSTIAGSACANLGVGPTRVNEVLAIVKSYITRVGAGPLPTEQEGDAGQHLHDVGHEFGTTTGRSRRCGWFDMPLAKKSVYLNGYTSIALTKLDVLTGLDPVKICVGYELDGKVIGYPPEDTSKLARCVPVYEDMEGWDTDLTSVAGYEDLPQKAREYVERLEKLMGIPVKYISVGPGREQTFMK; from the coding sequence ATGTTCACGATTATTACCGGTGCCCAATTCGGTGATGAGGGCAAAGGCAAGGTAGTAGACCTGATGGCCGGTGACTATGACATTGTTGCCAGGTTTCAAGGCGGCGATAATGCAGGTCACACTGTCAAGGTTAAGGATGAGATATATAAATTACATCTAATTCCCTCTGGTTTTCTTCTTGATAGCCGGGTGCTCATTGGACCGGGTACGGTTCTGAATCCGGAAGTTATGGTAGAAGAGATACGGATGCTTGAAGAGGCTGGTGTGAAAGTATCTGCTGAAAAACTGGGTATTGATGGCAAGACAAGCATAATCATGCCTTATCACATAGAACTTGATGGTCTCAAGGAAGCTACCCGTTCGGAAAAGATCGGTACCACGAAAAGAGGTATTGGTTTTGCCTATATTGATAAGATTGCAAGGGATGAAGTTCATTTTTCCGACCTGATCGATGAAAAACGCCTTATGCAACGTCTTTCAGATCTTGCTTCCCATAAGGAAGAGGAAATTAATGCAATGGGTGGTGATCCTTCCATTGTAACGGAAAGTTCTCTTGTGGACAGGTATATTTCCCTGGGCAGGGAACTAGCTCCTTATATTGCCGATGTTTCCTATGAGATTAATACTGCGCTGGATGAAGGTAAAAATGTACTTGCCGAAGGGGCACAGGGTAGTCATCTGGATGTAATTCACGGTACACAAAAATTTGTAACTTCTTCAAGTACCATTGCGGGCTCAGCATGTGCCAATCTTGGTGTAGGCCCGACTCGTGTGAATGAAGTACTTGCCATCGTTAAATCTTATATTACACGTGTGGGAGCAGGTCCGCTCCCTACTGAACAGGAAGGTGATGCAGGCCAGCACCTGCATGATGTAGGCCATGAATTTGGTACCACTACAGGCAGATCAAGGCGGTGTGGATGGTTTGATATGCCTCTTGCTAAAAAGTCAGTCTACCTGAATGGTTATACTTCCATAGCTCTTACAAAATTGGATGTACTGACAGGTCTTGACCCTGTAAAAATATGTGTTGGCTATGAATTGGATGGTAAAGTGATTGGTTATCCGCCGGAAGATACTTCAAAACTTGCAAGATGTGTGCCTGTTTATGAAGATATGGAAGGCTGGGATACAGATTTAACTTCTGTAGCTGGTTATGAGGACCTGCCCCAAAAAGCCCGGGAATACGTTGAACGCCTTGAAAAATTGATGGGAATCCCGGTTAAATATATCTCTGTGGGACCAGGAAGGGAACAAACGTTCATGAAATAA
- a CDS encoding 30S ribosomal protein S19e, with product MTTAYDVPANDIIKKTAEKLKENEKIQPPEWAAYVKTGAHRELPPVEDDWWYTRCAAVLRRIYTDGPVGVQRLRSIYGGKKAKRVTPAKKAKGSGAVARTIAQQLEDAGFVKKQKAGRVASPAGKSLLDNTANEIKKELVSEIPEMQKY from the coding sequence ATGACTACAGCATATGATGTCCCTGCTAATGATATTATCAAAAAGACAGCAGAGAAACTTAAAGAAAATGAGAAGATCCAACCTCCGGAATGGGCAGCCTATGTGAAGACCGGTGCACACAGAGAACTTCCTCCAGTGGAAGATGACTGGTGGTATACTCGCTGTGCTGCGGTCCTCAGAAGGATATATACTGACGGTCCGGTAGGTGTACAGAGACTTCGTTCCATATACGGAGGAAAGAAAGCAAAGCGTGTAACCCCTGCTAAGAAAGCAAAGGGTAGCGGTGCAGTTGCCCGTACAATAGCTCAGCAGCTTGAAGATGCCGGTTTTGTAAAGAAACAGAAGGCAGGTAGGGTTGCATCTCCAGCAGGAAAGTCTTTGCTTGACAATACAGCTAATGAAATCAAGAAAGAACTGGTTTCTGAAATTCCCGAGATGCAAAAGTACTAA
- a CDS encoding DNA-binding protein — protein sequence MADDLEAIRRKRLEEMQRQQASQQENNPQAAYQQEQAQAEREAKIHAVLRQVTTPEARERLTRLKMSRKELAEQVESQIVGLAQSGRLQSTIDDEKMKALLTRMQPKKHDPKITRL from the coding sequence ATGGCAGATGATCTCGAAGCAATCCGCAGGAAAAGGCTTGAAGAAATGCAGAGGCAGCAAGCCTCCCAGCAAGAAAACAATCCACAGGCTGCATACCAGCAGGAGCAAGCACAGGCAGAAAGGGAAGCAAAGATTCATGCTGTCCTTCGCCAGGTCACGACACCCGAAGCAAGGGAACGCCTTACAAGGTTGAAAATGTCTCGCAAAGAACTGGCAGAACAGGTCGAATCCCAGATTGTGGGGCTAGCTCAGAGTGGCCGGTTGCAATCCACCATTGATGATGAGAAAATGAAAGCCTTGCTTACCCGGATGCAACCCAAAAAACATGATCCCAAGATCACAAGACTGTAA
- a CDS encoding DUF7411 family protein encodes MKARVMFSGGKDSALSAILLDPYFDVELVTCTFSLIDVGNIARKVADELGFDHSVVELERSVLDEALEMAVEDNFPKNAINHIHSHALEKIAACGGVDMIVDGIRRDDRVPRMDLSRLRSIEDRYGVHCASPLQGFGRAAVDLMVCEHLEVEEGLSDRISKADYETELRYLIRQKYDDEKILSIFPKHVQSRVLRKIKEKTTN; translated from the coding sequence ATGAAAGCAAGGGTGATGTTTAGTGGCGGGAAGGATAGTGCCCTATCTGCCATTTTACTGGATCCATATTTTGACGTTGAACTTGTAACGTGCACTTTTTCCCTCATTGATGTGGGAAATATTGCACGTAAAGTGGCTGATGAATTGGGTTTTGATCATTCGGTTGTAGAACTTGAGCGTTCAGTTTTGGATGAAGCCCTTGAAATGGCAGTTGAAGACAATTTCCCAAAAAATGCGATTAATCACATTCATTCACATGCTCTTGAAAAAATAGCAGCATGTGGTGGTGTAGATATGATCGTTGATGGGATAAGACGTGATGACCGGGTGCCCAGGATGGATCTATCCAGACTACGCAGTATTGAGGATCGGTATGGGGTGCATTGTGCGTCCCCTCTGCAAGGGTTTGGCCGTGCTGCGGTTGATTTAATGGTTTGTGAGCATCTTGAAGTTGAAGAAGGATTGAGTGACAGAATTTCCAAGGCGGATTATGAAACTGAATTAAGGTATCTGATTCGACAGAAATACGATGATGAAAAGATCCTTTCCATATTTCCCAAACACGTTCAATCGAGAGTGTTGAGGAAAATTAAGGAAAAGACTACCAATTAA
- a CDS encoding 50S ribosomal protein L39e, with product MSHNTKGQKMRLAKAHVQNQRVPTWAIIKSNRKVVSHPKRRHWRRNSLKVK from the coding sequence GTGAGCCATAACACGAAAGGACAGAAAATGAGATTGGCAAAAGCCCACGTCCAGAACCAGAGGGTTCCTACATGGGCAATTATCAAGTCAAACAGAAAGGTTGTCAGTCATCCCAAGAGAAGGCACTGGAGAAGGAACAGCCTTAAAGTGAAATGA
- a CDS encoding 50S ribosomal protein L31e, with translation MADDIVKEQVYTIPLRDAKLAPKWKRTTRAMTLVKKYLVRHMRASPNQVKIDSSINELVWNRGAEKPPSSIRVRAAMFEDGEVQAELA, from the coding sequence ATGGCAGATGATATAGTAAAAGAACAGGTTTATACCATCCCGCTCAGGGATGCAAAACTGGCTCCAAAATGGAAACGCACAACTCGTGCGATGACCCTGGTAAAGAAATATCTGGTCAGGCACATGAGGGCGTCTCCTAACCAGGTCAAAATTGATAGCAGTATCAATGAATTGGTCTGGAATCGTGGAGCTGAGAAGCCACCTTCCTCAATACGGGTACGGGCAGCAATGTTCGAAGACGGTGAGGTTCAGGCAGAATTGGCATAA
- a CDS encoding translation initiation factor IF-6 codes for MIRTLNIYENPVIGVFATCTEDFALVPPGTNDKTSGMLEDILDVEVVSTLVNGSVVVGSLSKGNSSGFLIPKGSSPLPKKIDLPVAEVPDNLSAIGNIVLANDSAALVHPDISDKAIEIIEKTLSVDVRRGTIAGIKTVGMAGVVTNHGLLAHPMIKQEEVSILEDLFGLNVEIGTVNYGSQVVGSGVIANSSGYVAGSETTGHELGRIEDALMFD; via the coding sequence ATGATCCGAACCCTAAACATATATGAAAATCCCGTAATAGGGGTATTTGCAACCTGTACAGAGGATTTCGCCCTTGTGCCTCCGGGTACGAACGATAAGACATCTGGTATGCTGGAAGATATACTTGATGTGGAAGTAGTTTCCACTCTTGTAAATGGTAGTGTAGTCGTGGGTTCCCTTTCAAAAGGGAATTCCTCAGGATTCCTTATACCCAAAGGCTCAAGCCCCCTTCCTAAAAAAATAGACCTTCCAGTAGCAGAGGTTCCAGATAATCTATCGGCAATAGGAAACATAGTGCTTGCCAATGATTCAGCAGCTCTTGTCCATCCGGATATCTCTGACAAAGCGATTGAAATAATCGAAAAGACTCTTTCAGTTGATGTCAGACGGGGCACGATTGCCGGTATCAAAACTGTGGGGATGGCGGGTGTGGTTACCAATCACGGATTGCTTGCCCATCCCATGATAAAACAGGAAGAAGTTTCCATTCTTGAGGACCTTTTTGGACTTAATGTGGAAATAGGTACTGTTAATTACGGATCCCAGGTAGTAGGTTCCGGTGTAATTGCCAACTCTTCTGGATATGTTGCAGGTTCGGAAACCACAGGTCATGAACTTGGAAGAATTGAAGATGCATTGATGTTTGATTGA
- the rpl18a gene encoding 50S ribosomal protein L18Ae: protein MSDFVVKGTFKAGHIWEKFTKNVESQNEKNAVEKVYSLFGSKNGIKRYLIKIDSVEEA, encoded by the coding sequence ATGAGCGACTTTGTTGTAAAAGGCACATTCAAAGCGGGTCATATCTGGGAAAAGTTCACAAAAAATGTGGAAAGCCAGAATGAAAAGAACGCAGTTGAGAAAGTTTATTCCCTTTTTGGAAGCAAGAACGGTATCAAGCGCTACTTGATTAAGATAGACAGTGTCGAAGAGGCATGA
- the pfdA gene encoding prefoldin subunit alpha, whose amino-acid sequence MAEEGQQNIQNLALQHRDLQKRAQTIQQQTNMLQMSIDDCGRAITTLEDLQSFSKNPDTLVPIGAGSFVNANIANDNKVVVEVGAGISVEKDVDGAIITLNKRKDDLQKVLEQMNQNLSQVNQRIQSIESMAKQQQPQQ is encoded by the coding sequence ATGGCAGAAGAAGGTCAGCAGAATATCCAGAACCTGGCCCTTCAGCACAGGGACCTCCAGAAACGTGCCCAGACCATACAGCAGCAGACAAACATGTTGCAGATGTCGATTGATGACTGTGGGCGGGCAATAACGACCCTTGAGGATCTCCAATCATTTTCCAAAAATCCCGATACTCTTGTTCCTATAGGTGCAGGTTCTTTTGTAAATGCAAATATAGCCAATGACAACAAAGTTGTTGTTGAGGTCGGTGCTGGGATTAGTGTAGAAAAGGATGTTGATGGAGCCATAATCACTCTTAATAAGCGCAAAGACGATTTGCAGAAGGTACTGGAACAGATGAACCAGAACCTTTCACAGGTCAATCAGCGCATCCAGTCCATTGAGTCTATGGCAAAACAACAGCAGCCACAGCAATAA
- the ftsY gene encoding signal recognition particle-docking protein FtsY yields the protein MFNKLKNKLSGFKQNFSSKIEDKATPVEESSATEPEAAEGIGFQEKEAVGTKDENKTGFAHKAKALVLEREFILDEADVEDILWELEMSLLESDIAISVSEKIVTDVKQELVGSRKKIGGNTSKIVEDALKKSINDVMSANVFDFDEFIDSHEKPVNIVFVGINGTGKTTSIAKIAHRLKSMNKSVVIAAGDTFRAGAIDQIAVHAERIGVKLIKHQEGGDPAAVVYDAVQYAKAHDSDVVLSDTAGRMHTNVNLMAQLQKICRVSAPDLVLFVDEAVAGNDAVERAEQFNEAVPVDGSILTKTDADSKGGAAISIAYITGKPIVFLGLGQEYEDLKKFDPHWFVDQIFS from the coding sequence TTGTTTAATAAGCTTAAGAACAAACTTTCGGGGTTTAAGCAAAATTTCAGTTCCAAAATTGAAGATAAAGCCACTCCTGTGGAAGAATCATCCGCTACTGAGCCTGAAGCTGCAGAAGGTATTGGTTTTCAGGAAAAAGAGGCGGTTGGAACTAAGGATGAAAATAAAACAGGGTTTGCACATAAAGCCAAAGCTTTGGTCCTTGAACGGGAGTTTATCCTTGATGAAGCGGACGTCGAAGATATCCTCTGGGAATTGGAGATGTCTCTTCTGGAAAGTGATATTGCAATTTCGGTTTCTGAAAAGATTGTTACCGATGTAAAACAAGAACTTGTAGGCAGCCGTAAGAAGATAGGTGGCAACACCAGCAAGATCGTAGAAGATGCATTGAAAAAGTCGATTAATGATGTCATGTCTGCTAATGTATTCGATTTTGATGAATTCATTGATAGTCATGAGAAACCTGTAAATATTGTTTTTGTTGGTATTAACGGAACAGGTAAGACGACTTCGATTGCCAAGATTGCTCATCGTCTTAAAAGTATGAATAAATCTGTTGTAATTGCAGCAGGGGATACATTCCGTGCAGGGGCGATTGACCAGATTGCGGTACATGCTGAGCGCATCGGCGTAAAACTGATTAAACATCAGGAAGGGGGCGACCCTGCAGCTGTTGTTTATGATGCCGTACAGTATGCAAAAGCCCATGATAGTGATGTGGTTTTGTCTGATACTGCCGGCAGGATGCATACCAATGTAAATCTGATGGCACAGCTCCAGAAGATATGCCGTGTAAGTGCTCCGGATCTCGTGCTTTTTGTAGACGAGGCGGTTGCAGGCAATGATGCTGTCGAAAGGGCTGAACAGTTCAATGAAGCAGTGCCAGTTGATGGTTCCATTCTTACTAAAACAGATGCCGATTCAAAAGGCGGGGCTGCAATTTCCATTGCATACATAACAGGTAAACCCATTGTTTTCCTCGGACTGGGCCAGGAATATGAGGACCTGAAAAAATTCGATCCTCACTGGTTTGTTGACCAGATTTTCAGTTAA
- the trpA gene encoding tryptophan synthase subunit alpha produces MRISQKFEELKDKNEKALIAYVCAGDPDPDTTPSIVNALVEAGADIIELGLPFSDPVADGPTIQAATCRAIEAGMNTERYFELIKGLEVNVPLICMTYYNLIYRQGSENFVKKCVDAGISGLIIPDLPLHEADELIEICKEKGIDNIFLVAPNTSDQRLDAIGSKSSGFIYVVSKLGVTGEGENISSNVAGLLDKINSNLPKAVGFGISNRKHVEEMVAAGADAVIVGSALVNIIASGDNIIPRLKEITKDLKEGCR; encoded by the coding sequence ATGCGCATCAGTCAAAAATTTGAAGAACTTAAGGACAAAAATGAAAAAGCACTGATAGCCTATGTCTGTGCAGGGGACCCCGATCCGGACACCACACCTTCTATTGTAAATGCGCTTGTTGAAGCCGGCGCGGATATAATAGAACTGGGTCTGCCTTTCTCCGATCCTGTAGCAGACGGGCCAACCATACAGGCCGCAACCTGTCGTGCCATTGAGGCCGGCATGAACACAGAGCGCTATTTTGAGTTGATAAAAGGCCTGGAGGTAAATGTTCCCCTCATCTGTATGACCTATTACAACCTCATATATCGCCAGGGTAGCGAAAATTTCGTAAAGAAGTGTGTTGACGCGGGAATTTCGGGATTGATAATACCCGATCTGCCATTGCATGAAGCAGATGAACTGATAGAAATCTGCAAAGAGAAGGGAATTGATAATATATTCCTTGTCGCACCAAATACCAGCGATCAAAGACTGGATGCAATTGGCAGCAAAAGTTCGGGTTTTATTTATGTTGTATCCAAACTCGGAGTTACCGGAGAAGGAGAAAACATCTCTTCCAATGTAGCAGGCCTTCTGGATAAAATCAATTCAAACCTCCCAAAAGCCGTAGGTTTTGGAATATCAAACAGAAAACATGTAGAAGAAATGGTCGCTGCAGGAGCTGATGCTGTGATCGTGGGTTCTGCCCTTGTAAATATAATAGCCAGCGGAGACAATATAATTCCCCGCTTAAAAGAAATAACAAAGGATTTGAAAGAAGGGTGCAGATAA